The following proteins come from a genomic window of Macrobrachium nipponense isolate FS-2020 chromosome 32, ASM1510439v2, whole genome shotgun sequence:
- the LOC135207445 gene encoding uncharacterized protein LOC135207445 yields the protein MESVSLKSGWFSVKCARVRKVESLGRSYVDFAVRERPWNLAQGHLWNKLRGDGLAIPHSCPTGSGLVSLDTQPIDAVDSCSDTSEICSEVPDVKHSGGIPGKEWSSSSSSGYHSGIGTSEVSHGDHLGFDNSLTSDEATDEDDDDDSDWGEDEWPVDRALPLPEWGCERPELNFGSLHLYYQFLSHVGSHLERALATQCYDTLSNFIAFGKEYQNLRGEYPALEEFYRDYDPPLLPGRYTCVGLSCDLATTLSTLEVQYPGLKDAVYQVSCEEEIDNVDWYCSNGVPPVTTCEKEHVLICIRIRIHGRAGVVLLDPGYHIGEAITVMEDGMTPQSGIIRANTTRPNVLRKYQYHYHPDNSSFVAWDVVEERDGKVTHSHTSLIHIARPFLSGVDIAERRNLVYHFKTLLARESSGKLKCGLYFPLRQCHETNVTFFHWADDGLRHTKVPLTYFSEQHNALASEERDSETETTLAIVAAGTGRSVADLRLSLENVASLCQDAEFMSQLAELEEAIVSISKDN from the exons ATGGAATCCGTCTCGCTCAAGTCGGGATGGTTCTCCGTGAAGTGTGCTCGTGTTCGTAAGGTCGAAAGTCTCGGGCGATCCTACGTCGATTTCGCCGTTCGTGAACGTCCGTGGAAT CTCGCACAGGGACACCTGTGGAACAAGTTGAGGGGAGATGGCCTGGCCATTCCTCACTCGTGCCCCACGGGCAGTGGACTAGTATCTTTGGACACACAACCGATTGATGCGGTAGATTCCTGTAGCGACACCAG TGAGATCTGCTCTGAAGTACCAGACGTCAAGCACTCTGGAGGGATTCCGGGAAAAGAGTGGTCTTCGTCCTCATCCTCCGGGTATCACAGTGGCATCGGCACGTCCGAGGTCAGTCACGGCGACCATCTGGGCTTCGATAACTCACTGACTAGCGACGAGGCCACTGAcgaagatgacgacgacgacagCGACTGGGGAGAGGACGAGTGGCCCGTCGATAGGGCCCTGCCCTTGCCCGAGTGGGGATGCGAGAGACCGGAACTCAACTTCGGGAGTCTCCATCTGTACTACCAGTTCTTGAGTCACGTCGGGAGTCACTTGGAGAGAGCTTTGGCGACCCAGTGCTACGACACCCTGTCGAATTTCATTGC GTTTGGGAAAGAGTACCAGAACCTAAGAGGAGAATATCCGGCCCTGGAAGAGTTTTATCGTGATTATGATCCACCTTTATTGCCTGGAAGGTATACCTGTGTTGGTCTGTCCTGTGATCTAGCCACTACACTGTCCACGCTGGAAGTGCAGTACCCAGGTCTGAAAGATGCTGTTTATCAG GTATCATGTGAAGAGGAAATTGACAACGTCGACTGGTACTGCTCCAACGGCGTGCCACCAGTAACGACCTGCGAGAAAGAACACGTCCTAATCTGTATTCGAATCCGTATCCACGGCCGCGCAGGCGTAGTATTATTGGACCCAGGCTACCACATAGGAGAGGCCATCACCGTGATGGAGGACGGAATGACGCCCCAGTCGGGCATCATAAGGGCCAACACCACTAGGCCTAATGTTCTTCGCAAGTACCAGTATCATTACCACCCGGACAACTCGTCCTTCGTGGCTTGGGATGTGGTGGAAGAGCGAGATGGCAAAGTCACCCACAGCCACACCAGCCTGATTCACATCGCGAGACCGTTCCTGTCTGGTGTAGACATAGCCGAGAGGAGGAACTTGGTCTACCACTTCAAGACCCTGCTGGCCCGCGAGTCCTCTGGTAAACTGAAGTGTGGGTTGTACTTCCCGCTCCGTCAGTGCCACGAGACGAACGTCACGTTCTTCCACTGGGCTGATGATGGCCTCCGTCACACCAAAGTGCCTCTTACCTACTTCAGCGAGCAACACAACGCTCTTGCGAGCGAGGAAAGGGACAGCGAGACTGAAACGACTCTGGCAATAGTGGCTGCAGGAACTGGCAGAAGCGTTGCTGACTTGAGACTATCCTTGGAGAATGTGGCAAGCCTTTGTCAGGACGCAGAATTCATGAGTCAGCTTGCAGAACTGGAGGAGGCTATAGTCAGTATCAGCAAGGACAATTAA